The following nucleotide sequence is from Siphonobacter curvatus.
AGGTTCGATACCCACCAAATCCGCGAGCATCCGAAGCTTAGTCATAGGTATGGAGCGTTGACCATTTTCATAATAGCTTAGCTCAACCCGATTAATTTTCAGGTAACTCGACAAGTCTTGCTGCGAAAGTCCTGTGACACCACGGAGGTAAGCAATATTATTGCCTAAGACTTTAAGCATGTCCATAGATATATGTGTTAAGGCTTGTTACAAATATAATCAAATTTTGCAAATGAAAGTTTCATTTATGTAACATAAATAATTGCGAAGTGATCAGCTTTTCTACTCGTTGCACCTGCACAATCTCAAAGCGTCCGGCTTGTAGTTGTTTTGATCCGCCTAAGCATTGAGTTAACCTTCTAGAGTACCCTTGCGTCTAGCCTGCTTCGTTCTGTTTGCCACAGTGCCTAAGACAAAGCCCCGTTTCTCTATCTCAGCCAGGGCTTTCTCGGTTCGATCCGCCATTAGCTGCCGTTCGTACTGAGCCCTCATGCCAAGATACCAATGGTTAGGAAATTAGCTTCCGGCATATCACAATATGCGAAGTCTACTCCCGAGTCTCGAAGCGTAATGACAAAGGGGATATTCCGAGT
It contains:
- a CDS encoding helix-turn-helix domain-containing protein, encoding MLKVLGNNIAYLRGVTGLSQQDLSSYLKINRVELSYYENGQRSIPMTKLRMLADLVGIEPMSLYDESFAKRPLQTAFAFRSNGFEVSDLETIADFQRIARNYLRFKRLSENLSN